A genomic region of Acidobacteriota bacterium contains the following coding sequences:
- the pxpB gene encoding 5-oxoprolinase subunit PxpB, with amino-acid sequence MRVRECGDAMLLVEFEPVIDPVVNERAIALAARLRGRNLRGVRDVAPGYCTVGVHFDPLQTDLAALEHAIADDGGAVAAIESTAASTPIEIGVHYGGPDGPDLAAVAAYAGCTEDEVIERHAGRVYRVYMLGFVPGFAYMGRVEPSIAAPRHRVPRERVAAGSVGIAGQQTGVYPVASPGGWQLIGRAERVMFDPNRTPPSLLAPGDLVRFVPITGRRS; translated from the coding sequence ATGAGGGTTCGCGAGTGCGGGGATGCGATGCTGCTGGTCGAATTCGAGCCGGTGATCGACCCGGTCGTGAACGAGCGCGCGATCGCGCTGGCCGCGCGATTGCGCGGACGGAACCTGCGGGGGGTGCGCGATGTGGCGCCCGGATACTGCACGGTCGGCGTGCACTTCGACCCCCTGCAAACCGACCTCGCTGCGCTCGAACACGCGATTGCCGACGACGGCGGCGCGGTGGCGGCGATCGAGTCGACGGCCGCGAGCACGCCGATCGAGATCGGTGTGCACTACGGCGGGCCGGATGGCCCGGACCTCGCCGCGGTCGCCGCATACGCGGGTTGCACCGAGGACGAGGTGATCGAACGGCATGCGGGCCGCGTCTATCGCGTCTACATGCTCGGGTTCGTGCCTGGGTTCGCGTACATGGGGCGGGTCGAGCCCAGTATTGCCGCGCCACGGCATCGCGTGCCGCGCGAGCGCGTGGCGGCCGGTTCGGTAGGCATTGCCGGCCAGCAAACGGGCGTCTACCCCGTGGCCAGTCCGGGCGGTTGGCAACTCATCGGCCGCGCGGAGCGCGTGATGTTCGACCCGAACCGCACCCCGCCGAGCCTGTTGGCGCCGGGCGACCTGGTCAGGTTTGTCCCCATCACGGGGCGCCGTTCATGA